From the genome of Streptomyces sp. NBC_01317, one region includes:
- the rplA gene encoding 50S ribosomal protein L1: protein MKRSKALRGADAKIDRERNYAPLEAVRLAKDTTTTKFDGTVEVAMRLGVDPRKADQMVRGTVNLPHGTGKTARVLVFATGDRAEQARAAGADIVGSDELIDEVAKGRLDFDAVVATPDLMGKVGRLGRVLGPRGLMPNPKTGTVTPDVTKAVNDIKGGKIEFRVDKHSNLHFIIGKTSFDETQLVENYAAALDEILRLKPSAAKGRYIKKATLATTMGPGIPLDANRTRNLLVEEDPAAV, encoded by the coding sequence GTGAAGCGCAGCAAGGCACTCCGCGGCGCGGACGCGAAGATCGACCGGGAGCGCAACTACGCCCCGCTCGAGGCCGTCCGTCTCGCCAAGGACACCACTACCACCAAGTTCGACGGCACCGTCGAGGTGGCCATGCGGCTGGGCGTCGACCCCCGCAAGGCCGACCAGATGGTCCGTGGCACCGTGAACCTCCCGCACGGCACCGGCAAGACCGCCCGGGTCCTGGTCTTCGCGACCGGTGACCGTGCAGAGCAGGCGCGCGCCGCGGGCGCCGACATCGTCGGCTCCGACGAGCTCATCGACGAGGTCGCCAAGGGCCGTCTCGACTTCGACGCCGTTGTCGCCACCCCGGACCTCATGGGCAAGGTCGGCCGCCTCGGCCGCGTCCTCGGCCCGCGTGGTCTGATGCCCAACCCCAAGACCGGAACGGTCACCCCTGATGTCACGAAGGCCGTGAACGACATCAAGGGCGGCAAGATCGAGTTCCGCGTCGACAAGCACTCGAACCTGCACTTCATCATCGGCAAGACGTCGTTCGACGAGACGCAGCTGGTCGAGAACTACGCCGCGGCGCTGGACGAGATCCTCCGTCTGAAGCCGTCCGCCGCGAAGGGCCGCTACATCAAGAAGGCGACCCTCGCGACGACGATGGGCCCCGGCATCCCGCTGGACGCCAACCGCACCCGCAACCTCCTCGTCGAGGAGGACCCGGCGGCCGTCTGA
- the rplK gene encoding 50S ribosomal protein L11, which yields MPPKKKKITGLIKLQINAGAANPAPPVGPALGQHGVNIMEFCKAYNAATESQRGMVVPVEITVYDDRSFTFITKTPPAAKLILKAAGVDKGSGEPHVKKVAKLTRDQVRDIATTKMPDLNANDLEAAEKIIAGTARSMGITVER from the coding sequence ATGCCTCCCAAGAAGAAGAAGATCACGGGGCTCATCAAGCTCCAGATCAACGCCGGCGCGGCCAACCCGGCTCCGCCGGTCGGCCCCGCGCTGGGTCAGCACGGCGTCAACATCATGGAGTTCTGCAAGGCCTACAACGCCGCGACCGAGTCGCAGCGTGGCATGGTCGTGCCGGTGGAGATCACGGTCTACGACGACCGTTCCTTCACCTTCATCACCAAGACTCCGCCGGCCGCCAAGCTGATCCTCAAGGCCGCGGGCGTGGACAAGGGCTCCGGCGAGCCGCACGTCAAGAAGGTCGCGAAGCTGACGCGCGACCAGGTGCGCGACATCGCCACGACGAAGATGCCCGACCTGAACGCCAACGACCTCGAAGCCGCCGAGAAGATCATCGCCGGCACCGCCCGTTCCATGGGCATCACGGTCGAGCGCTGA
- the nusG gene encoding transcription termination/antitermination protein NusG yields the protein MSDPNLNDARESVESVEDETGIVEAADAVEPDQAEAADEAAGEPAEEAALQVEDEEAEEAAEAAAESDDVDTENAEDTEASEDSDDEDADTGETDEDAPTEAVAAVDPVEALREELRGLPGEWYVIHTYAGYEKRVKANLEQRAVSLNVEEFIYQAEVPEEEIVQIKNGERKNVRQNKLPGYVLVRMDLTNESWGVVRNTPGVTGFVGNAYDPYPLTLDEIVKMLAPEAEEKAAREAAEAEGKPAPSRKVEVQVLDFEVGDSVTVTDGPFATLQATINEINADSKKVKGLVEIFGRETPVELSFDQIQKN from the coding sequence GTGTCTGACCCGAACCTGAACGACGCCCGGGAGTCGGTGGAGTCCGTGGAGGACGAGACCGGCATCGTCGAGGCGGCGGACGCTGTCGAGCCAGACCAGGCCGAAGCCGCTGACGAGGCGGCCGGTGAGCCGGCCGAAGAGGCCGCGTTGCAGGTCGAGGACGAAGAAGCCGAAGAGGCGGCCGAGGCCGCTGCCGAGAGCGACGACGTCGACACCGAGAACGCCGAGGACACGGAAGCTTCCGAGGACTCCGACGACGAGGACGCCGACACCGGCGAGACCGACGAGGACGCGCCCACCGAGGCCGTCGCCGCGGTCGACCCCGTCGAGGCCCTCCGCGAGGAACTGCGCGGCCTGCCCGGCGAGTGGTACGTGATCCACACCTACGCGGGCTACGAGAAGCGCGTGAAGGCGAACCTGGAACAGCGCGCCGTCTCGCTGAACGTCGAGGAGTTCATCTACCAGGCCGAGGTCCCCGAGGAAGAGATCGTCCAGATCAAGAACGGCGAGCGGAAGAACGTTCGCCAGAACAAGCTCCCGGGGTACGTCCTGGTGCGCATGGATCTGACGAACGAGTCCTGGGGCGTCGTACGGAACACTCCTGGTGTGACCGGCTTCGTGGGCAACGCCTACGACCCGTACCCCCTGACGCTGGACGAGATCGTGAAGATGCTCGCGCCGGAGGCCGAGGAGAAGGCGGCCCGTGAGGCGGCCGAGGCCGAGGGCAAGCCGGCGCCGTCCCGCAAGGTCGAGGTCCAGGTGCTGGACTTCGAGGTCGGCGACTCCGTCACCGTCACGGACGGCCCCTTCGCGACCCTCCAGGCCACGATCAACGAGATCAACGCCGACTCGAAGAAGGTCAAGGGTCTGGTCGAGATCTTCGGCCGCGAGACCCCCGTCGAGCTGAGCTTCGACCAGATCCAGAAGAACTGA
- the secE gene encoding preprotein translocase subunit SecE gives MTDAVGSIDKPDADDEESAESKKPRKGGKRGKKGPLGRLALFYRQIVAELRKVVWPTRNQLTTYTTVVIVFVVIMIGLVTVIDYGFNQAIKYVFG, from the coding sequence GTGACGGACGCCGTGGGCTCCATCGACAAGCCTGATGCCGACGATGAAGAGTCCGCAGAGTCGAAGAAGCCCCGTAAGGGCGGTAAGCGCGGCAAGAAGGGCCCTCTGGGCCGTCTCGCGCTCTTCTACCGCCAGATCGTCGCCGAGCTGCGCAAGGTCGTCTGGCCGACTCGCAACCAGCTGACGACGTACACCACAGTGGTGATTGTCTTCGTTGTCATCATGATCGGTCTGGTGACCGTGATTGACTACGGCTTCAACCAAGCAATCAAGTACGTCTTCGGCTGA
- a CDS encoding pyridoxal phosphate-dependent aminotransferase — MSAAIPPTMPAERRVSARIGAISESATLAVDAKAKALKAAGRPVIGFGAGEPDFPTPDYIVEAAVEACRNPKYHRYTPAGGLPELKAAIAAKTLRDSGYEVDPAQILVTNGGKQAIYEAFAAILDPGDEVIVPAPYWTTYPESIRLAGGVPVDVVADETTGYRVSVEQLEAARTERTKVVLFVSPSNPTGAVYSREDTEAVGRWALEHGLWVLTDEIYEHLVYGDTTFTSLPAVVPELRDKCLVVNGVAKTYAMTGWRVGWLVGPKDVVKAATNLQSHATSNVSNVAQVAAIAALTGDLTAVAEMRTAFDRRRRTIVRLLNEIEGVVCPEPEGAFYVYPSVKGLLGKEIRGVRPASSVELAALILDEAEVAVVPGEAFGTPGYLRLSYALGDQDLAEGVARIQKLLAEARD, encoded by the coding sequence ATGAGCGCAGCTATCCCCCCGACGATGCCGGCCGAGCGCCGGGTCTCCGCCCGCATCGGCGCGATCTCCGAGTCCGCGACCCTCGCCGTCGATGCCAAGGCCAAGGCCCTCAAGGCCGCCGGCCGCCCGGTGATCGGTTTCGGTGCAGGCGAGCCCGACTTCCCGACGCCCGACTACATCGTCGAGGCCGCGGTGGAGGCGTGCCGCAATCCCAAGTACCACCGCTACACGCCGGCCGGGGGGCTTCCCGAGCTCAAGGCCGCCATCGCCGCGAAGACGCTCCGCGACTCCGGTTACGAGGTGGACCCCGCCCAGATCCTGGTCACCAACGGCGGCAAGCAGGCGATCTACGAGGCCTTCGCGGCGATCCTGGACCCGGGCGACGAGGTCATCGTCCCGGCCCCGTACTGGACGACGTACCCGGAGTCGATCCGCCTCGCCGGCGGGGTGCCGGTGGACGTCGTCGCCGACGAGACGACCGGCTACCGGGTCAGCGTCGAGCAGTTGGAGGCCGCCCGTACGGAGCGTACGAAGGTGGTGCTCTTCGTCTCGCCGTCCAACCCGACCGGTGCCGTCTACAGCCGCGAGGACACCGAGGCCGTCGGCCGCTGGGCCCTGGAGCACGGGCTGTGGGTGCTGACCGACGAGATCTACGAGCACCTCGTCTACGGAGACACCACGTTCACCTCGCTCCCGGCCGTCGTGCCGGAGCTGCGGGACAAGTGCCTCGTCGTCAACGGCGTCGCCAAGACGTACGCGATGACCGGCTGGCGGGTGGGGTGGCTCGTGGGCCCCAAGGACGTCGTGAAGGCGGCGACGAACCTCCAGTCGCACGCCACGTCCAACGTGTCGAACGTGGCGCAGGTCGCCGCGATCGCCGCCCTCACCGGCGACCTGACGGCCGTCGCCGAGATGCGGACCGCCTTCGACCGGCGGCGCCGGACGATCGTGCGGCTGCTCAACGAGATCGAGGGTGTCGTCTGCCCGGAGCCCGAGGGCGCGTTCTACGTGTACCCGTCGGTGAAGGGCCTGCTGGGCAAGGAGATCCGCGGCGTCCGCCCGGCGTCCTCCGTCGAGCTGGCCGCGCTGATCCTCGACGAGGCCGAGGTCGCGGTCGTACCGGGCGAGGCGTTCGGTACGCCGGGCTACCTGCGGCTGTCGTACGCGCTCGGCGACCAGGACCTGGCGGAGGGCGTGGCCCGGATCCAGAAGCTGCTGGCGGAGGCCAGGGACTGA